The Pseudomonadota bacterium genomic sequence AGGATCATCCGGCTTGATTCTTGCCGATCCGAAAATACTTACAGCCGGTCCTAATTCATGAAGGGCCTCTATCCCTTCAACAAACTCGCCCATAATTCTAAAAAGCCGCCATGACTCCGATATAGATAATTCATCTATTAAATACTGTTTTTCCATTTTCACCCCTAAAATATCGTCTTTAATAAAATAAAAACAATCAAATATACTATTTTTGAAATAATATTTTATTATAAATTATATTAAACCGAAACTCAAAGAAATTAAAGTTAAACAGTATATTTTTATACTAATTATTTATTGTTATGTCAATTGAACATTGACAAATACGTTACATATGATTAGATTGAAAAGAATATGTCTTGCAAATTTAACCATATTGAAGCTATTATTTTTTGATTTAAAATCACCTTTCTTATCATTTAATTAATAACTTAATGAATAAAAAATCCAACGATCTTCTACAAAAAACAACTATAGTAAACGAACTTGGACTACATGCAAGGGCGGCAGCCAAAATTGCACACCTTGCCGCAAACGCTAATAAAAAAATCTGGATTATAAACGACACTGAAAAAATAGATGCTTCAAGCATAATAGATATCCTTACCCTTGGTTGTGCCAAGGGTACCCGGATAACATTTGAGGCGGAAAACGAGACTGATATTGATATTTTAAATCATATAATAATCCTGGTTGAAAATGGGTTTGGAGAATAAACTCAATATGTCTGAAAAAGAAAAGATAGAAGAAACAAGATTAAACGGAATTGAAGCTTCACCTGGAATCTGTATTGGCAAAGCATATCTTGTTGATAAAGAAGGTGTGGATGTAGTCGAAAAATATTTTATCGACAAGAAAAACCTGGATCACGAACTAAAGCGCTTTAAAACGGCGGTAAAACAGGCTGTTAATGACTTAAAACAAATAATCGAAAATATACCAAAGGAAGTGCGCAACCATACCGGTATCATTGAAACCCATGTTGCTCTTCTTAAAGACAGGAAACTCTATGATAAAACCATAGAAACTATAAAAAACGAAAGAGTTAATGCTGAATGGGCGCTTAAAAAGGTTGTAGCAGGCATCATGGTGATGTTCCAGAGCATAAATGATCCTTATCTTAAGGAACGGTCTAATGATATTTCTTATGTTTCAGATCGGATTATGAAAAAACTGATGGGATCTGAAGAAGTAAATATCGGCAAAATAGACAAGCGCGTCATTCTGGTTGCAAAAGATCTTTCACCTGCCGATACAAGCCAGATCCAGTTGGATAAAATTATGGGTTTTGTTACCGACCGTGGCGGTAAGACTTCTCACACAGGAATCATAGCCCGTACACTTGAAATACCTGCTGTTCTAGGTTTGGGTAATGCTACAAAAATAATACATAATGATGATACGTTAATAATAGACGGATCAACAGGCGTTGTAATTGTAAATCCCTCAGAACAAACACTAAAGAAATATAAAGAAATTGAAACCAGAGAAGAAGAGCATAAAGTACATTTATCGTTTGAAAGCCGTTTTAAGGCAGAGACTATCGATGGGTTTTCTCTGCCGGTTATGGGGAACATAGAGCTTCCTGAAGAAGTTCCTTCAGTGCTGAACCATGGTGGTGATGGCATAGGGCTTTACAGAACCGAATTTCAATATCTTACACGAAGCGATTTTCCAAGCGAGGAAGAACTTTTTGATAAATACAAAAATGTTGTTGAGGCGATAGCTCCGAAACCGGTGACAATCCGTACGCTTGACATAAACGGGGATAAAGTGCTTGTATCTTCCAATGGCTTTGACGAACCCAACCCTGCTCTTGGACTTCGTGCTATAAGATACTGTCTGGAACGGCCTGAAATCTTTATAACACAATTAAAAGCAATATTAAGAGCCGCTGCTTTTGGAAATGTGAGAATCCTGTTTCCTATGATATCAGGCATTGATGAAATACGCGAAACAAAAAAATACCTTAATGAAGCAG encodes the following:
- a CDS encoding HPr family phosphocarrier protein, giving the protein MNKKSNDLLQKTTIVNELGLHARAAAKIAHLAANANKKIWIINDTEKIDASSIIDILTLGCAKGTRITFEAENETDIDILNHIIILVENGFGE
- the ptsP gene encoding phosphoenolpyruvate--protein phosphotransferase; translation: MSEKEKIEETRLNGIEASPGICIGKAYLVDKEGVDVVEKYFIDKKNLDHELKRFKTAVKQAVNDLKQIIENIPKEVRNHTGIIETHVALLKDRKLYDKTIETIKNERVNAEWALKKVVAGIMVMFQSINDPYLKERSNDISYVSDRIMKKLMGSEEVNIGKIDKRVILVAKDLSPADTSQIQLDKIMGFVTDRGGKTSHTGIIARTLEIPAVLGLGNATKIIHNDDTLIIDGSTGVVIVNPSEQTLKKYKEIETREEEHKVHLSFESRFKAETIDGFSLPVMGNIELPEEVPSVLNHGGDGIGLYRTEFQYLTRSDFPSEEELFDKYKNVVEAIAPKPVTIRTLDINGDKVLVSSNGFDEPNPALGLRAIRYCLERPEIFITQLKAILRAAAFGNVRILFPMISGIDEIRETKKYLNEAADLLEKEGKVYNKNIPFGIMIEVPSTVIMADAMADEADFFSIGTNDLIQYTLAIDRVNMGVAHLYQPFHPAILRMIKHVTDVCKEKGIKVFVCGEMAGDPLNIPVLLGLGIDGLSMNPQSIPAVKNMIRSLNIEDTKKFMKEILNMTTTNDVAKLVEASFGKIVSK